One part of the Rutidosis leptorrhynchoides isolate AG116_Rl617_1_P2 chromosome 1, CSIRO_AGI_Rlap_v1, whole genome shotgun sequence genome encodes these proteins:
- the LOC139890845 gene encoding uncharacterized protein, whose protein sequence is MDSTWMSLCRSSPAYEKGLDKFIERIFSKKGKDGHIYCLCIYCGNHKRVDRVQAKTHLLCDGFFEGYKILTVFFEPDDKLMWDAEDDMQGMAQSVFHIFEDEDDDIGQTENQTVPNLNAEKFYKVLEDENKELYPGCKFSVLSFIVRLFHSKCVGKCNEKGFSMILDTIREAFPHASIPNSLYELRKVIRDLGLGYEKIDACLNDCMLYWKKNKEKIKCDVCQTSRYKQINNDSEGESTTQADNDGDYEGKKVRAKVLRYFPLIPRLQRLFMSPKMAESMRWHLESRTKDGILRHPTDSPAWKTFNY, encoded by the coding sequence GGACTCGACTTGGATGTCCTTATGTAGATCTTCCCCTGCATATGAAAAAGGACTTGACAAATTTATAGAACGTATTTTCTCTaaaaagggaaaagatggtcatatATATTGTCTGTGCATATATTGCGGTAATCACAAACGGGTTGATCGGGTCCAGGCTAAAACACATTTGCTATGTGACGGGTTTTTTGAAGGTTATAAAATTCTAACTGTGTTTTTTGAACCAGATGATAAACTAATGTGGGATGCTGAAGATGATATGCAAGGAATGGCCCAATCCGTCTTTCATAtttttgaagatgaagatgatgatatcgGACAAACTGAAAATCAAACTGTACCAAACTTAAATGCTGAAAAGTTTTATAAAGTATTGGAAGATGAAAATAAAGAATTATATCCCGGCTGTAAGTTCTCTGTTCTTTCGTTCATTGTTAGACTCTTCCATTCAAAGTGTGTTGGAAAATGTAATGAAAAAGGATTCAGCATGATTCTTGACACAATTAGGGAAGCCTTCCCTCATGCTTCCATACCGAATTCATTGTATGAATTAAGGAAGGTAATAAGAGATTTGGGTCTTGGTTATGAGAAAATTGATGCTTGTCTGAATGATTGTATGTTGTACTGGAAAAAAAACAAGGAAAAAATTAAGTGTGACGTATGTCAGACCTCAAGATATAAACAAATTAATAATGATTCTGAAGGTGAGTCAACCACACAAGCTGATAATGATGGTGATTATGAAGGTAAGAAGGTTAGAGCAAAAGTGTTGCGTTATTTTCCACTCATACCACGCTTGCAAAGATTGTTTATGTCGCCTAAAATGGCCGAGTCGATGAGATGGCATTTAGAGAGTCGTACGAAAGATGGTATATTAAGACATCCCACAGATTCACCAGCCTGGAAAACATTCAATTATTAG